From Selenomonas ruminantium AC2024, a single genomic window includes:
- a CDS encoding LptF/LptG family permease, with protein sequence MRLRILDKYIFREVFMTFVFGICAFSAVFIGSGTLFRIAQYITDYGASLQAVIKIFIFGLPGVVMWTFPMSMLLATLLTFGRLSSNSEITAMKSCGISFSRIAMPALVLGFIVSIGAIAFNEYVVPWANTAYRNVLYYEIQGNTTMKSQEHIILKEISEGKMQRLAYARLFNAETQQLQGVTLQEFGPDGKVKHVENADFADWDGKKWVMHNGVIYDISENEDQSEHMIRFKTQVLPIASNPQQIVREQKELEEMTMKELRAQIEIMKTQYVNTSAIEAELYQRVTVPLASLIFALVGVPLGLQPTRNSSSAGFAMSVIIIFAYYALMTMGSALARSEALPPLLAVWLPNIIGLIAGGLLIRRAAR encoded by the coding sequence ATGCGATTGCGAATTTTGGACAAATATATATTCCGCGAGGTTTTCATGACCTTCGTCTTTGGCATTTGCGCGTTCTCTGCGGTGTTCATCGGTTCGGGGACATTATTCCGGATTGCTCAGTACATAACGGATTATGGCGCTTCCCTGCAGGCGGTCATCAAAATCTTCATCTTTGGTCTGCCCGGTGTCGTTATGTGGACCTTTCCCATGTCCATGCTGCTGGCTACATTGCTGACCTTTGGCCGCTTGTCCAGCAACAGTGAGATAACGGCCATGAAGTCCTGCGGCATCAGCTTTTCCCGTATTGCCATGCCCGCCCTTGTCCTTGGCTTCATTGTCAGCATTGGGGCGATTGCCTTCAATGAATACGTGGTTCCTTGGGCAAATACTGCCTACCGCAATGTGCTCTATTACGAGATTCAGGGCAACACGACCATGAAGAGTCAGGAGCACATCATCCTCAAGGAGATTTCCGAGGGCAAGATGCAGCGTCTGGCTTATGCGCGTCTCTTTAATGCCGAGACACAGCAGCTGCAGGGCGTGACACTGCAGGAATTTGGCCCGGACGGCAAAGTAAAGCATGTAGAAAATGCAGATTTTGCAGACTGGGATGGCAAGAAATGGGTTATGCATAACGGTGTCATCTACGATATTTCCGAGAATGAAGACCAGAGCGAACATATGATTCGCTTTAAGACCCAGGTGCTTCCGATTGCTTCGAATCCCCAGCAGATTGTCCGGGAGCAGAAGGAACTGGAAGAGATGACCATGAAGGAACTGCGGGCGCAGATTGAAATCATGAAGACCCAGTATGTCAATACGAGTGCGATTGAGGCAGAACTTTATCAGCGTGTGACGGTTCCTTTGGCCAGTCTGATATTTGCGCTGGTCGGTGTGCCCTTGGGTCTGCAGCCGACCCGCAACAGCTCATCGGCAGGTTTTGCGATGAGTGTTATCATTATCTTTGCTTACTATGCGCTGATGACCATGGGCAGCGCTTTGGCACGCAGTGAGGCCTTGCCGCCGCTGCTGGCTGTTTGGCTGCCTAACATTATCGGTCTTATCGCAGGCGGTTTACTCATCAGGCGGGCGGCCCGCTAA
- the lptB gene encoding LPS export ABC transporter ATP-binding protein, which yields MHIEAKNLVKKFKEHTAVDRVSLRVEKGEIVGLLGPNGAGKTTSFYMIVGLEQPTSGEVFLSDVNITKMPMYRRASLGISYLTQESSIFRKLTVEENIMAILETTELSKAEQRNKFEELLEEFHITHVRKRKGTELSGGERRRVEIARCLALEPQFILLDEPFAGVDPLAVADIQEIIQYLRQRGMGILITDHNVRETLQIVDRAYILSEGKILLEGDSRTIAESPIARKFYLGENFTL from the coding sequence TTGCATATTGAGGCAAAAAATCTGGTAAAAAAGTTTAAGGAACACACCGCGGTGGACCGGGTGTCCCTGCGTGTAGAAAAGGGGGAAATCGTAGGCCTCTTAGGCCCTAACGGTGCCGGTAAGACCACATCCTTCTACATGATTGTGGGCTTGGAGCAGCCGACCTCCGGTGAGGTGTTTCTGTCCGATGTGAATATCACCAAAATGCCCATGTATCGCCGGGCTTCTTTGGGAATCAGCTATTTGACCCAGGAGTCCTCCATTTTCCGCAAACTCACAGTGGAAGAAAATATCATGGCCATTTTGGAGACCACGGAACTTTCCAAAGCTGAACAGAGAAACAAGTTCGAGGAGCTTTTAGAGGAGTTTCATATCACCCATGTGCGTAAACGCAAGGGCACAGAGCTTTCCGGTGGTGAGCGCCGCCGGGTGGAAATTGCCCGCTGTCTGGCGCTGGAACCGCAGTTCATCCTGTTGGATGAACCCTTTGCCGGCGTTGACCCGCTGGCTGTGGCAGACATTCAGGAGATTATCCAGTACCTGCGTCAGCGGGGCATGGGCATCCTGATTACGGACCACAATGTGCGCGAGACCTTGCAGATTGTGGACAGGGCCTATATACTGAGTGAAGGTAAAATTCTGCTGGAGGGCGATAGCCGCACGATTGCGGAGAGCCCCATCGCGCGGAAATTTTATCTCGGCGAGAACTTTACCTTGTAA
- a CDS encoding LptA/OstA family protein, with the protein MQNKMRKLLLTLCLTAALPVGTLLAANEPASLDADTVEYDMKSGLAIATGDVLMKQGNAKVTGAKATYNSKTQEGTVEGNVIAVRDDLRVTCDKVVSDGQGHMSATGNVHGVQGQKTFTGEHVDYYPNQNKYVKIPTGGTITDGGDTFTADYMEGWLDDEHYIGKGNVHVNSPSRKMEAGGDHADYVGKEQGRVIMTGNAWAIQENNTMKSNRLTLYLDPNGRAKVK; encoded by the coding sequence ATGCAAAATAAGATGAGAAAGCTTTTATTGACCCTTTGCTTGACCGCAGCTCTGCCTGTGGGTACACTGCTCGCCGCAAATGAACCGGCCAGCCTGGATGCGGACACGGTGGAATACGATATGAAAAGCGGTTTGGCTATAGCCACCGGTGATGTGCTGATGAAGCAGGGCAATGCTAAGGTTACTGGTGCCAAAGCTACCTACAATTCCAAGACTCAGGAGGGGACCGTGGAAGGCAATGTTATCGCTGTGCGTGACGACTTGCGTGTTACCTGTGACAAGGTTGTCTCCGATGGTCAGGGCCATATGAGTGCCACGGGGAATGTGCATGGTGTTCAGGGCCAGAAGACCTTTACGGGTGAACATGTGGACTACTATCCCAATCAGAATAAATATGTGAAAATCCCTACGGGCGGCACCATTACGGATGGCGGCGACACCTTTACGGCTGATTATATGGAAGGCTGGCTGGATGATGAACATTACATCGGCAAGGGCAATGTCCATGTCAACAGCCCGTCCCGTAAGATGGAAGCCGGCGGCGACCACGCAGATTACGTGGGCAAGGAACAGGGCCGTGTCATCATGACCGGCAATGCCTGGGCCATTCAGGAAAACAATACCATGAAGAGCAATAGACTTACCCTTTATCTTGACCCCAATGGCAGAGCCAAGGTCAAGTAA